Proteins found in one Arthrobacter pascens genomic segment:
- the cobA gene encoding uroporphyrinogen-III C-methyltransferase, which produces MAIQDIYPTALRLLGRPVLVVGGGPVAARRAKGLLDAGARVTVVAPVASAALRELADAGLLTWEPRPYLPSDVDGVWFVQTATGDSAVDAQVSADAEAQRVWCVNASDHEASAAWTPAVAVVDDVKIAVNAGGDPRRAMALRDAVATALETGDLPLRRRRAHRGSVALVGGGPGDTGLITVRGRRLLGQADVVVADRLGPRELLHELAPDVRVIEVGKTPGHHPVPQADINRILVEEALAGHRVVRLKGGDPYVLGRGGEEAEYCRQHGVEVEVVSGVTSAISVPAAAGIPVTHRGLAKGFSVVTGHEELSEVPARADHTIVLLMGVGQLRESAAALAGAGLPQDTPVGIVENGYLPNQRVTIGTLGSIADQAAATGVANPAVIVIGDVVRVSPFAPSHFKTADYGTTTPNKPRTTASPRTTSRTARVLTT; this is translated from the coding sequence ATGGCAATTCAGGATATCTACCCCACAGCACTGCGGTTGTTGGGCCGCCCCGTGCTGGTGGTGGGCGGTGGCCCCGTGGCTGCCCGCCGCGCCAAGGGCCTGCTCGACGCCGGTGCCCGGGTCACCGTCGTGGCTCCGGTTGCCTCCGCTGCGCTCCGCGAACTTGCCGACGCCGGCCTGCTCACCTGGGAGCCCCGCCCCTACCTTCCCTCCGACGTCGACGGCGTCTGGTTCGTCCAGACGGCCACCGGCGATTCCGCGGTGGACGCCCAGGTTTCGGCCGACGCCGAGGCGCAGCGCGTCTGGTGCGTCAACGCCTCCGACCATGAAGCCTCAGCCGCCTGGACCCCCGCCGTCGCCGTGGTGGACGACGTGAAGATTGCCGTCAATGCAGGCGGTGACCCGCGCCGTGCCATGGCCCTGCGTGACGCCGTCGCCACTGCCTTGGAGACCGGCGACCTTCCGCTGCGCCGCCGTCGGGCTCACCGGGGCTCCGTTGCCCTGGTGGGCGGCGGCCCGGGCGACACCGGCCTGATCACCGTCCGCGGCCGCCGACTCCTGGGCCAGGCCGACGTTGTGGTGGCAGACCGGCTGGGCCCGCGCGAACTGCTCCATGAACTGGCCCCTGACGTCCGCGTCATCGAGGTGGGCAAGACCCCCGGCCACCATCCCGTACCGCAGGCCGACATCAACCGGATACTGGTCGAGGAAGCCCTGGCCGGACACCGGGTGGTCCGGCTCAAAGGCGGCGATCCCTACGTCCTGGGCCGCGGCGGCGAGGAAGCCGAATACTGCCGGCAGCACGGCGTCGAGGTTGAAGTGGTCTCCGGCGTGACCTCCGCGATTTCCGTTCCTGCAGCCGCCGGCATCCCGGTGACCCACCGCGGCCTTGCCAAGGGCTTCAGCGTGGTCACTGGCCACGAGGAGCTGTCCGAGGTTCCGGCCCGGGCGGACCACACCATTGTGCTGCTCATGGGTGTGGGCCAGTTGCGCGAATCCGCCGCGGCCCTGGCCGGTGCCGGTTTGCCTCAGGACACTCCAGTTGGCATCGTTGAGAACGGCTATCTGCCGAATCAGCGCGTGACGATCGGCACGCTCGGTTCCATCGCCGACCAGGCGGCAGCCACCGGCGTCGCAAACCCCGCAGTGATCGTCATCGGTGACGTGGTGCGCGTGAGCCCCTTCGCGCCGTCGCACTTCAAAACCGCCGACTACGGCACCACCACCCCGAACAAGCCCCGCACCACCGCAAGCCCCCGAACCACGTCGAGAACCGCCCGGGTCCTCACCACCTAG
- a CDS encoding FAD-dependent oxidoreductase gives MSSSTSVGSAERPLRVAVVGSGPAGVYAADILTKSEAVKSGELTVSIDLFDRYPAPYGLIRYGVAPDHPRIKGIVNALHKVLDRGDIRFFGNVDYGTDLSIEDLRTHYDAVIFATGAIKDADLNIPGIELDGSYGGADFVSWYDGHPDVSREWPLDAKEIAVIGNGNVALDVARVLSKHADDLLVSEIPDNVYAGLKNSPVTDVHVFGRRGPAQVKFTPLELRELSHSKDVDIILYAEDFEFDEESDRLIQSNNQVKTMVGTLTNWIAEQPEDLSELTASRRLHLHFLHSPVEIYDDAEAPGRVAGMKFERTELDGTGNARGTGEFVDYPVQAVYRAIGYFGSALPEIEFDHKKGVVPNDGGRVLDASGTHVPGIYATGWIKRGPVGLIGHTKGDALETVTYLLEDRENLPVAEAPAASAVVELLERRGVQYTSWEGWLALDAHELTLGAEATAAGGSHGVEVKRERIKVVPREDMVAISRDGVAAQV, from the coding sequence GTGTCATCAAGCACCTCCGTAGGATCTGCCGAACGCCCGCTGCGCGTCGCCGTCGTGGGCTCCGGCCCGGCCGGCGTCTACGCCGCGGACATCCTCACCAAGAGCGAGGCCGTCAAGAGCGGCGAGCTGACCGTGAGCATCGACCTCTTTGACCGTTACCCGGCACCCTACGGCCTGATCCGCTACGGCGTTGCGCCGGACCACCCCCGCATCAAGGGCATCGTCAACGCCCTGCACAAGGTCCTGGACCGCGGCGACATCCGCTTCTTCGGCAACGTTGACTACGGCACGGACCTCTCCATCGAGGACCTGCGCACCCACTACGACGCCGTCATCTTCGCCACCGGCGCCATCAAGGACGCGGACCTGAACATCCCCGGCATCGAACTGGACGGTTCCTACGGCGGCGCGGACTTTGTCTCCTGGTACGACGGCCACCCGGACGTCTCCCGCGAATGGCCGCTGGACGCCAAGGAAATCGCCGTGATCGGCAATGGCAACGTGGCACTGGATGTGGCCCGCGTCCTGTCCAAGCACGCCGACGATCTCCTGGTCTCCGAAATCCCGGACAACGTCTACGCCGGCCTGAAGAACTCGCCCGTTACCGACGTGCACGTGTTCGGCCGCCGCGGCCCGGCCCAGGTGAAGTTCACCCCGCTGGAGCTGCGCGAGCTGTCCCACTCCAAGGACGTGGACATCATCCTCTACGCTGAGGACTTCGAGTTCGACGAGGAATCGGACCGCCTGATCCAGAGCAACAACCAGGTCAAGACCATGGTGGGCACGCTCACGAACTGGATCGCTGAGCAGCCCGAAGACCTCTCCGAGCTCACAGCCTCCCGCCGCCTGCACCTGCACTTCCTGCACAGCCCGGTGGAAATCTACGACGACGCCGAGGCCCCCGGCCGCGTTGCCGGCATGAAGTTCGAGCGCACCGAGCTGGACGGCACGGGCAACGCCCGCGGCACCGGCGAGTTTGTGGACTACCCGGTGCAGGCCGTCTACCGTGCCATCGGCTACTTCGGTTCGGCCCTGCCGGAGATCGAATTCGACCACAAGAAGGGCGTGGTCCCGAACGACGGCGGCCGCGTCCTGGATGCCTCCGGCACCCACGTGCCGGGCATCTACGCCACCGGCTGGATCAAGCGCGGACCCGTCGGCCTGATCGGCCACACCAAGGGCGACGCCCTGGAAACCGTGACCTACCTGCTGGAAGACCGCGAAAACCTTCCGGTTGCCGAGGCACCCGCGGCCAGCGCCGTCGTCGAACTCCTTGAGAGGCGCGGCGTGCAGTACACCAGCTGGGAAGGCTGGCTGGCCCTGGACGCACACGAGCTTACGCTGGGCGCCGAGGCCACAGCCGCCGGCGGTTCGCACGGTGTTGAGGTCAAGCGTGAGCGCATCAAGGTTGTGCCGCGCGAGGACATGGTTGCTATTTCCCGCGACGGGGTAGCCGCCCAGGTCTGA
- a CDS encoding SRPBCC family protein produces the protein MTQDPNGDPAAPAAELGGRAFAALFRALKVVRPDRPIHPHGIRLVGELTRSGFNGAASGLDWLDSSGVDPVEARFSRSAGLPPSVPDILGLALRIGSPEKAADALFASTGWRFPARFMLLPKLNVEAATLTTLMPYRGRKGPVLLGLRTQQGRPAGDWVLGLYFAAPAGHWIKAGELRLRPAPEPADTAMRFNPLQHPLPDTGTYPWTRRLRERSYRAAQRPAGAAAHSAPNERKPMSTVTKLFNSPAADIWKVMADGWLYSGWVVGASRIRAVDAQWPEAGSWLHHSVGAWPLVINDSTRVTDVDPGRSLELVARGWPMGEAKVVIRLEDRGTQCLVSIAEDAVRGPGKMVPKVLRDALIGVRNRESLNRLELMAAGGAGR, from the coding sequence ATGACGCAAGACCCCAACGGAGATCCCGCAGCGCCTGCCGCCGAACTCGGCGGCCGGGCGTTCGCAGCCCTCTTCCGGGCCCTCAAGGTGGTGCGTCCGGACCGGCCCATCCATCCGCACGGCATCCGCCTCGTGGGTGAGCTCACCCGAAGCGGGTTCAATGGCGCAGCCAGCGGCCTGGACTGGCTCGATTCTTCCGGGGTTGACCCTGTAGAGGCGCGCTTCTCCCGCTCGGCAGGATTGCCGCCGTCGGTCCCTGACATCCTGGGCCTCGCGCTCCGGATCGGCTCACCCGAAAAGGCCGCGGACGCGTTGTTCGCGTCCACCGGCTGGCGATTCCCTGCGAGGTTCATGCTCCTGCCCAAGCTCAATGTTGAAGCTGCCACGCTGACCACCCTGATGCCGTACAGGGGCCGGAAGGGTCCCGTGCTTCTGGGCCTGCGGACTCAGCAGGGCCGGCCTGCCGGCGACTGGGTCCTGGGGCTGTACTTCGCCGCACCGGCCGGGCACTGGATCAAGGCCGGGGAGCTTAGGCTGCGGCCAGCCCCTGAACCAGCGGATACAGCCATGCGCTTCAACCCGCTGCAACACCCGCTTCCGGACACCGGGACCTACCCCTGGACCCGGCGCCTGCGGGAACGGTCCTACCGGGCGGCACAGCGTCCGGCCGGCGCTGCAGCCCACTCCGCCCCGAACGAAAGGAAACCGATGTCAACAGTGACCAAGCTTTTCAATTCCCCCGCGGCGGATATCTGGAAGGTGATGGCCGACGGCTGGCTCTACTCCGGCTGGGTGGTGGGCGCGTCCCGGATCCGGGCCGTGGACGCCCAATGGCCCGAAGCGGGTTCCTGGCTCCACCATTCCGTGGGCGCCTGGCCGCTCGTCATCAACGACAGCACGCGAGTGACCGACGTCGATCCAGGACGGTCGCTGGAACTTGTCGCCCGCGGCTGGCCCATGGGTGAAGCCAAGGTGGTCATCAGGCTCGAGGACAGGGGCACCCAGTGCCTGGTCTCCATCGCCGAGGACGCCGTCCGCGGACCGGGGAAGATGGTGCCCAAAGTGCTGCGGGACGCCTTGATCGGCGTCCGAAACCGCGAGTCCCTCAACCGGCTGGAGCTGATGGCCGCCGGCGGCGCGGGACGCTAA
- a CDS encoding AI-2E family transporter, whose product MARAAKLSEHEPSGEPPAPAPGKSPGSPAGSPAGSPAGKRNGPKPPGALWADSLGRISIRSAQILLILGVAVTSVYALMQIKLLVIPVLIALILAAAIGPFVNLLRRRGLPGAAAASLAFVALLILLAGISTVIYFSVRSQWSDLVQQASSGLDQFEQFLLTGPVPVDREQLDQAREGIIQFATSSQVRSGAITGLSVVTEFLAGAALMVVILFFFLKDGAKIWNFFLRPFSGNREAKLRRAGSRTLEVLGGYVRGTAVVALVDAVAIGAALLILQVPLAFPLAIIVFMTAFIPLVGATVAGILATLVALVANGPVVALIVVAVVIAVNQLEGDLLQPIVMGKSLQLHALVILMALTAGTILAGIVGAVLSVPLAAVIWAVIQVWTAEDPNLEPMNPDLPPANSEPV is encoded by the coding sequence ATGGCCCGAGCAGCAAAACTGTCCGAGCACGAACCTTCCGGTGAGCCGCCCGCCCCAGCCCCCGGGAAGTCCCCCGGTTCGCCGGCCGGTTCGCCAGCCGGTTCGCCGGCCGGGAAGCGGAACGGGCCAAAGCCGCCCGGCGCCCTGTGGGCCGACAGCCTTGGCCGGATAAGCATCCGCTCGGCCCAGATCCTGCTGATCCTGGGAGTGGCCGTGACCTCCGTCTACGCACTCATGCAGATCAAGCTCCTGGTTATTCCGGTCCTGATCGCGCTGATCCTTGCCGCCGCGATCGGCCCGTTCGTGAACCTGCTCCGGCGCCGTGGACTGCCCGGCGCCGCTGCCGCCAGCCTGGCTTTTGTAGCCTTGCTGATCCTGCTGGCCGGGATCTCCACGGTGATCTATTTCTCCGTCCGGAGCCAATGGAGCGACCTGGTGCAGCAGGCCTCCTCCGGCCTGGACCAGTTTGAACAGTTCCTGCTCACGGGACCTGTGCCCGTGGACCGCGAGCAGCTGGACCAGGCCAGGGAGGGGATCATCCAGTTCGCCACGAGCAGCCAGGTGCGCTCCGGCGCCATCACCGGACTGTCCGTAGTGACCGAGTTCCTGGCAGGGGCCGCCCTGATGGTGGTGATCCTGTTCTTCTTCCTCAAGGACGGCGCCAAGATCTGGAACTTCTTCCTCCGGCCCTTCAGCGGGAACCGCGAGGCAAAGCTCCGCCGGGCGGGCAGCCGGACCCTGGAGGTACTGGGAGGTTACGTCCGCGGAACCGCCGTGGTGGCCCTGGTGGACGCCGTCGCCATCGGCGCCGCGCTCCTGATCCTCCAGGTTCCGCTGGCCTTCCCGCTGGCCATCATCGTCTTTATGACCGCCTTCATCCCGCTGGTGGGAGCCACAGTTGCCGGCATCCTCGCCACCCTGGTGGCGTTGGTGGCCAACGGCCCGGTTGTGGCCCTCATCGTGGTGGCCGTGGTCATTGCCGTGAACCAGCTCGAGGGGGACCTCCTGCAACCCATCGTTATGGGCAAGTCGCTTCAGCTGCATGCCCTGGTGATCCTGATGGCGCTGACTGCCGGCACCATCCTGGCCGGCATCGTGGGCGCAGTGCTCTCCGTTCCCCTGGCCGCCGTAATCTGGGCAGTCATCCAGGTCTGGACGGCCGAGGATCCCAACTTGGAGCCCATGAATCCGGACCTGCCGCCGGCCAACAGCGAGCCCGTCTAG
- a CDS encoding FadR/GntR family transcriptional regulator yields the protein MALSTSHRQPLADEITAKLRDMIQSGEWPLQQRIPSETVLMADLGVSRGTLRESIKALAHSGMLEVRRGDGTFVRATSEISGAARRMYQDHTEEHILEVRVGLDTQAARLAARNATADDVSALRALLTRRDEAWNAADYAGWALADWGFHERVAQASGNPLLHELYVSFGDVFHKDLLNQQRRAGFVGLPHEGHGALVDAIEAHDVDAAVASVNRNLNSCAEWLRT from the coding sequence ATGGCCCTGAGCACTTCACACCGCCAGCCCCTCGCGGACGAGATCACCGCCAAGCTGCGGGACATGATCCAGTCGGGTGAGTGGCCGCTGCAGCAGCGGATCCCGTCCGAGACGGTACTGATGGCCGACCTTGGGGTTTCGCGCGGCACCCTCCGCGAGTCGATCAAGGCCCTCGCCCACAGCGGGATGCTGGAGGTCCGCCGCGGCGACGGCACCTTCGTCCGCGCCACCAGCGAGATCTCCGGCGCCGCCCGCCGCATGTACCAGGACCACACCGAGGAGCACATCCTGGAAGTCAGGGTGGGGCTGGACACCCAGGCCGCGCGCCTGGCCGCCAGGAACGCAACGGCCGACGACGTCTCCGCCCTGCGCGCGCTGCTCACCCGACGCGATGAGGCGTGGAACGCGGCCGACTACGCGGGCTGGGCCCTCGCGGACTGGGGCTTCCATGAGCGTGTAGCCCAGGCGTCAGGGAATCCCCTGCTGCACGAGCTGTACGTCAGCTTCGGCGACGTATTCCACAAGGACCTGCTGAATCAGCAGCGCCGCGCTGGCTTTGTCGGGCTCCCGCATGAGGGCCACGGTGCCCTGGTGGACGCCATTGAGGCCCACGACGTCGACGCTGCCGTGGCCAGCGTCAACAGGAACCTGAACTCCTGTGCGGAGTGGCTGCGGACGTAG
- a CDS encoding MFS transporter: MTVSTSAPQAPDTAPPAPRTAVVLGVIALVLIGLNLRAGITGASALLHDLQLVLGYGPLVAAVIPSIPTLCFAVAGAATSWLTGRLGVEKSILLSLAMLAAGLLIRGIPATGALMAGTVLGMSGLAVCNVAMPSFIREHFARRTSLMTGLYTVTMTTGATATAVAVVPLAQALGSPSAAVGAIGIMAVAAFLGFLPVALHAHRNKARSTAARISPWPLLRTRKGLLLTAIFTLQALLAYALLSWFPYMLTTMGLSASDSGLMYGLMQLVSVPAGMVLIAIGSRPRMLRPAFYLVSVTMAGGVASLLFLPVGLAIIPAVLLGFGLGIFPLVMVMISRSGENTAETTALSTLAQSTGYLLATVGPFGAGLLHSATGGWTLPLALLLAIALVQIVVGHLLTSVRPAGRK; this comes from the coding sequence ATGACCGTCTCCACCTCAGCTCCCCAGGCACCGGATACAGCCCCGCCCGCGCCGCGCACCGCCGTCGTACTCGGCGTGATCGCGCTGGTACTGATCGGGCTGAACCTGCGCGCTGGGATCACGGGGGCCTCGGCGCTGCTCCACGATCTTCAGCTGGTGCTGGGGTACGGGCCGCTGGTGGCCGCCGTCATTCCCTCCATTCCCACCCTCTGCTTTGCCGTGGCAGGTGCGGCGACGTCGTGGCTCACCGGAAGGCTCGGCGTCGAGAAATCCATCCTGCTGTCCCTGGCGATGCTGGCGGCCGGGCTGCTGATCCGAGGCATCCCGGCCACCGGCGCGCTGATGGCGGGTACGGTGCTGGGGATGTCCGGCCTGGCGGTCTGCAACGTGGCCATGCCGTCGTTCATCCGCGAGCATTTTGCCCGGCGCACCTCACTCATGACGGGCCTGTATACGGTGACCATGACCACGGGTGCGACGGCGACAGCCGTGGCCGTGGTCCCGCTGGCACAGGCGCTCGGCTCCCCTTCCGCCGCCGTGGGCGCCATCGGCATCATGGCCGTGGCAGCCTTCCTTGGCTTCCTTCCCGTCGCGCTGCACGCGCACCGCAACAAGGCCCGGAGCACCGCCGCGCGCATCTCGCCCTGGCCACTGCTACGGACCCGCAAGGGCCTGCTCCTCACCGCCATCTTCACACTGCAGGCCCTGCTCGCCTACGCGCTGTTGAGCTGGTTCCCGTACATGCTGACCACCATGGGGCTGAGTGCCTCGGACAGCGGGCTGATGTACGGGCTGATGCAGCTGGTCTCCGTCCCTGCCGGCATGGTGCTGATCGCCATCGGTTCCCGCCCCCGGATGCTGCGTCCCGCCTTTTACCTCGTGTCCGTGACCATGGCCGGCGGTGTGGCTTCGCTGCTGTTCCTGCCCGTTGGCCTGGCCATCATCCCGGCGGTGCTCCTGGGCTTCGGCCTGGGCATCTTCCCGCTGGTGATGGTGATGATCAGCCGCAGCGGGGAGAATACAGCGGAGACCACGGCGCTTTCCACGCTGGCGCAGTCCACTGGTTACCTGCTGGCGACGGTGGGGCCCTTCGGCGCCGGCCTGCTGCACAGTGCCACGGGCGGCTGGACCCTGCCGCTTGCCCTGCTGCTGGCCATCGCCCTGGTCCAGATTGTGGTGGGCCACCTGCTCACCAGCGTCCGCCCTGCCGGAAGGAAGTAG
- a CDS encoding CYTH and CHAD domain-containing protein: MASQGVETEKKYDVGEAAVVPSLADLPGVARVGEPHLAILEAVYFDTDRQALAFRHITLRRRTGGTDAGWHLKLPAESSAEAAAGTASGAKSGAKTVTGSDAEPQQRRELIAPLGQPAVVPDILLAHLYAYLRGADLAPVVRLETHRTTYPLYGEASEHLADLADDRVQAEALGGASIGGASLDEAGPDGAGRTQRWREWEVELVHGGPELFPAAEDALAAAGARPAQHGSKLARALGGTRPISEPDQGDADEEAAETEDTAGTAPGKKSPASSVVTAYLAGQIHQILAHDPGVRLEEPEAVHNMRSACRRVRSALAAYRRLYSAVAVRRLRDELRWLGRILGGPRDAEVMRDRLLGHVDELPPGQAAAAVKERVERELGDRYNAGSRKLQEVLLSERYFRLLDDLEAFRDHPPVRPEGAAPARKVAGKLVGKAAKRLRRSHKAAKDARRGAPHETALHQVRKDAKRLRHLAESLHPVYGKRAAKIAKAAHRQQKILGEFHDSVIAADLLAKLGSGPDLPEPVASAYVTLRTRQVQLAADAESKYLKARKKSRKFLKGGVI; this comes from the coding sequence ATGGCTTCCCAGGGAGTTGAGACCGAGAAGAAGTACGACGTCGGTGAGGCGGCTGTGGTGCCGTCCCTCGCGGACCTGCCGGGCGTGGCGCGTGTGGGGGAGCCCCACCTGGCCATCCTGGAAGCTGTCTATTTCGATACCGACCGGCAGGCCCTCGCGTTCAGGCACATCACGCTGCGCCGGCGGACGGGCGGTACCGACGCCGGCTGGCACCTTAAGCTGCCGGCGGAGAGTTCTGCCGAGGCTGCCGCAGGGACTGCTTCCGGGGCCAAATCCGGGGCCAAAACGGTGACCGGAAGTGACGCAGAACCCCAGCAGCGCCGCGAGCTGATCGCGCCTCTAGGCCAACCCGCCGTCGTGCCCGACATACTGCTGGCGCACCTGTACGCGTATCTGCGTGGGGCGGACCTGGCGCCGGTGGTCCGGCTGGAAACCCATCGCACCACCTACCCGCTGTACGGGGAGGCCAGCGAGCACCTGGCTGACCTGGCCGACGACCGGGTGCAGGCCGAGGCCCTGGGTGGAGCTTCCATAGGCGGGGCTTCCCTGGACGAAGCCGGCCCCGACGGAGCCGGCCGGACCCAGCGGTGGCGCGAGTGGGAAGTGGAGCTCGTCCATGGCGGGCCGGAGCTATTTCCTGCCGCGGAGGACGCCCTGGCTGCCGCCGGAGCCCGCCCGGCACAGCACGGATCCAAACTGGCGCGGGCGCTTGGCGGGACGCGGCCAATCAGCGAGCCGGACCAAGGCGACGCTGATGAGGAGGCGGCTGAAACCGAGGACACTGCCGGGACGGCGCCGGGCAAGAAATCGCCGGCGTCCTCCGTCGTCACGGCCTATCTGGCTGGGCAGATCCACCAAATCCTGGCGCACGATCCGGGGGTGAGGCTGGAGGAGCCGGAGGCGGTGCACAACATGCGTTCGGCATGCCGCCGGGTGCGCTCGGCGCTGGCGGCCTACCGCCGGCTGTACAGCGCGGTGGCCGTGAGGCGGCTGCGGGACGAACTGAGGTGGCTCGGCCGGATCCTTGGGGGACCGCGCGACGCCGAGGTCATGCGAGACCGGCTGCTGGGTCACGTGGACGAGCTGCCGCCCGGGCAGGCGGCAGCGGCGGTGAAGGAGCGCGTGGAACGTGAACTCGGGGACAGGTATAACGCCGGATCCCGGAAACTGCAGGAAGTTCTCCTGTCCGAGCGTTATTTCCGGCTCCTCGACGACCTTGAGGCGTTCCGCGACCATCCGCCCGTCCGGCCCGAGGGGGCCGCACCGGCCCGGAAGGTGGCCGGCAAGCTGGTGGGCAAAGCAGCCAAACGGCTGCGCCGGTCGCACAAGGCAGCCAAGGATGCCCGGCGGGGAGCGCCGCATGAAACGGCACTGCACCAGGTCCGCAAGGACGCGAAACGGCTCCGGCACCTGGCGGAGTCGCTGCATCCCGTCTATGGCAAGCGTGCCGCAAAAATCGCCAAGGCTGCGCACCGGCAGCAGAAGATCCTGGGGGAGTTCCACGACAGCGTGATTGCCGCGGACCTGCTGGCCAAGCTGGGCTCCGGGCCGGATCTCCCGGAGCCGGTTGCCTCGGCCTATGTCACGCTACGGACGCGGCAGGTGCAGCTCGCGGCGGACGCCGAGTCCAAGTACCTCAAGGCAAGGAAGAAGTCCCGCAAATTCCTGAAGGGCGGGGTCATCTAG
- a CDS encoding PucR family transcriptional regulator, with amino-acid sequence MAISLAALLGVNTLKLSKAGLAETTWHQDINWVAVTELEDPQRFINGGELVLTTGMRLRSAPEQRRFVRQVQRAGAVGIGFGIGLTHDAVPPALVAEANRWGLPVVEVPYETPFIAIGKLVADAQSADHYAKLERLIAGHQVLARALLTGGGLSELLKHLGSMLRTDIALSQFAAQLYNSTKDHPSADTWASYPIPTGRRDACTLWIRQPFEDSGIIGYAQNLISVELNNMVKQRQAERALCGQVLEDVIHGALETSEAQRRLAGVGVDSTRKNVVLLAVSTAHHKALVSTSVPQPLENAVAAVVGKDLVVVVNDDGSGAPALARKLSDHLAEAGIHATIGIGGAYTKPNGLRWSYFEAREAANHGLPVNEPERLSLTSLLLASEDVPLADMANESLNPLRAFDSAHGAELMTTLESYLNNNGSVAAVAEDLTLHRNTVRYRLAQITELTGYDPAVTADRVQLWLSLAVARLGARHGK; translated from the coding sequence ATGGCCATTTCCCTCGCTGCCCTCCTGGGCGTGAACACCCTTAAGCTGTCCAAGGCGGGCCTCGCCGAGACCACCTGGCACCAGGACATCAACTGGGTGGCGGTTACAGAACTGGAAGATCCGCAGCGCTTCATCAACGGCGGCGAACTGGTGCTCACCACGGGCATGCGCCTCCGTTCGGCGCCCGAGCAGCGGCGCTTTGTCCGTCAGGTCCAACGCGCGGGTGCGGTGGGCATCGGATTCGGCATCGGATTAACGCACGACGCCGTGCCGCCGGCTTTGGTCGCCGAGGCCAACCGCTGGGGGCTGCCGGTGGTGGAAGTCCCCTATGAGACGCCCTTCATAGCCATCGGAAAGCTGGTGGCCGACGCCCAGTCAGCGGACCACTACGCCAAGCTGGAACGGCTGATCGCCGGGCATCAGGTCCTGGCCCGTGCACTCCTGACCGGCGGCGGACTGTCCGAACTCCTGAAACACCTGGGCAGTATGCTCCGGACCGACATTGCGCTCAGCCAGTTCGCGGCACAGCTATACAACAGCACCAAGGACCACCCCTCCGCGGACACGTGGGCGTCCTATCCGATCCCCACCGGCCGCCGGGACGCGTGCACGCTCTGGATCCGCCAGCCGTTCGAGGATTCGGGCATCATCGGCTACGCGCAGAACCTCATCAGCGTGGAGCTGAACAACATGGTCAAGCAGCGCCAGGCGGAGCGGGCCCTGTGCGGCCAGGTGCTGGAAGACGTCATCCACGGGGCGCTCGAAACCAGCGAGGCCCAGCGCCGGTTGGCCGGCGTGGGTGTGGACAGCACGCGCAAGAACGTGGTGCTGCTGGCCGTCTCCACAGCGCACCACAAGGCCTTGGTGAGTACGTCGGTACCGCAGCCTCTGGAGAACGCCGTGGCCGCCGTCGTCGGGAAGGACCTGGTGGTTGTTGTCAACGACGACGGCAGCGGCGCACCGGCGCTGGCGCGGAAGCTGAGCGACCACCTGGCTGAGGCCGGCATCCACGCGACGATCGGCATCGGCGGGGCGTACACCAAACCAAACGGGCTGCGCTGGAGCTATTTCGAGGCCCGGGAGGCCGCCAATCACGGCCTGCCGGTTAACGAGCCCGAACGGCTGAGCCTGACGTCCCTGCTCCTGGCCAGCGAGGACGTGCCCCTCGCCGACATGGCCAACGAATCCCTGAACCCGCTGCGGGCCTTCGACTCCGCCCATGGTGCCGAGCTGATGACCACGCTGGAAAGCTACCTCAACAACAACGGCTCCGTGGCCGCCGTGGCCGAAGACCTGACCCTGCACCGGAACACCGTGCGGTACCGCCTGGCCCAGATCACCGAACTGACAGGCTACGATCCGGCGGTCACGGCCGACCGGGTGCAGCTGTGGCTGTCGCTGGCCGTCGCCAGGCTCGGAGCACGCCACGGGAAGTAG